In Sesamum indicum cultivar Zhongzhi No. 13 unplaced genomic scaffold, S_indicum_v1.0 scaffold00252, whole genome shotgun sequence, the DNA window TTATTGCACCGGTGTTTAATATCTGTTCTTGTCTTTTCTTAATGTCTTTTGGGAGGATGAGGTTGACAGGGGGTTGAGGCAGAATTTTATGTCACTTTGAATTTTAATGCATTGTCTCTACATGTGATGGAGCTTCAAACATAAACAACACTCACTAAATACAGGATTACAAGCCAAGATACTAGAAATGTCGGAATGCCTGAGTCTCCAAATTTGAAACATAAGCATAGGCTACTCCAGAATTTGAACCCAGAAACCAGAGCTTCTAAAAGAATAGCAAATGCATTTCCTTGGTTAAGTGGTTTTATGTGTAAAAGTGAAATCATTCACCAGCGAAAAAAATAGGAAACCCGGCGGCCCGTTCCTCAAAACCAGGCTCTCGCTCAGGGAAGGAAAGGAAGGAGTTATTTTGTTAGAGGGGACAATGATGAGATGGTGTGATGACTGCACAGTTGGAGATACCATGGAGAAGAAACGACTgaaaacaagagagagaattgtGAACAGTGACAATCTGTTCGTAACATTATAAAATAGTCTAAAAcaaccttaaaaaataaagccaAACATTGGATCAGTTTCGGAGATTGGccgaaaacgaatccaaaaaCAGTTATAAGTATCTTGCATTATTGGCATATAGGTCAAGGCCCTATGGCCCCTACCTAGTCCACGTCTCACTACTTGCCTAAAGTTATTAAATGAATGTCTCGTCCTTGGTCAGTGTctgcgtgtgtgtgtatatatcaTATTCAACATGCATCTTTCAGCCAAGGGAGTTTCAAATTAAAGGAAGATGCTAACAGTTTTTGAAATACGAAAATCCTTCACCTTCATAACCTTAATGGTTTCTCTTTGCCTGGAAGGCACTGTTTTAGCACAGAATGGCCATCTCCTTGAGGAAGAAAGTAGGTTCTCTTTGCTTAtgttttagtccttttttatcatttttgttcATGAGATTGTTGCGGTAATGCAtgaaacttttgaactctCATCCCAACGTGAGCCTAATGGCTgttgaaatatatttctatatacaCTTTTACTTGCTTTGAAACAATATCTCTCTCAACTAGCGTCAGTTCATCTTTTAATCTCAGCGACAAGTTTTATCTTGCAGAGAATGCTCTTCGTGAAGTAGCTGTTCAGTTGGGCAAAAAGGATTGGGACTTCAACCTAAATCCTTGTGATGGGAACTCAAACTGGACAACGCCAAAAAGGAATGACATGCCATGGTACAACAATTCTGTCATTTGTAATTGTTCTTATCCTGGTGAAGTATGTCATGTGGAAAAAATGTAAGTTTTCTTGCTCAAggaaatttttgttcaattattGTGGTATTAATCTAGAAGTAGTCCATACTTGCTTAAACTCTTTTTCAATCACAAATGCAATTTAAAGAGTGTGTGAGCAGCTGCTCTCTTGACTTTGAAGTAGCTATAGATGGACTCTTTGCTGTCTGATTTTGTAAAATCGGTTTGAATTGACAATCTTCAACTGGTTGTCCAGTATTTACCAATATAGCACCAAATTCtgtattgaatataaaaaattctcttCATTGCGCCTCTACCTATCGTCTATGGTTCTTGGTGTATTGTGTAATGAGAAAACCTTTGTTTGCTTGACAACAGATTTCTTAAGGGACAGGATTTAGCAGGTGTCCTCCCACCCTCCCTGGCAAAGCTACCGTTCCTTAAGACAATGTATCAAGAAATTGACCTTCAGATATCTATgtaaaataactatatttctGACATATCTATTGGCTACAGCGACCTGACTCGCAACTACCTCAGTGGTACTATCCCACCGGAATGGGCATTGACCAAATTGAAGTACATGTGAGCTCCACCTGCAATTTAAATCTTATCCTACAATGTCCTATTCGTTGTTTTATCCATGAAGCTTCTGCAGGTCTGTCACTGTTAACCGTTTATCTGGGCCTCTACCGGAATATCTGGGAAACATTACTACGCTTGTATATATGTGAGTAGTTTCTTCTCAGtctctttcttcctttcttgTGGCATGCACAAGGAAGCTTTTTAAAACGCAAGTGCttagtttaatatttgattgatATAATACGAAATGCTCATCTAATTTTGAGAAGTACTCAATTTTCAGGTCCCTGGAGAACAACCTGTTTAACGGGATGGTTCCAGCTGAGCTTGGGAAATTGACCAAATTGGAGAACCTGTTAGATCTTCTTGACCATTTATGCTATTTGATTAACCGATTGGAAGTAAAGTCTTAATTTACATCCTTATAAAGTAATACCTTTCTCCTTTTTGGCTAATGCAGCATTCTGAGTGCTAATAATCTCACAGGTGAATTGCCAATGGAATTAAATAACCTCAAGAAGCTGACAGAACTGTAAGTATCTTAGAGAAGCTTTGACATGAGAAAATGCAATAAGTTTCTATTATTTGTTATCGTTAAACTAATACATAATTCTGTTGGAGCACGCAGTAGGCTTAGCAGCAACAACTTCATTGGAAAGATACCAAGTCTCTGGAGTTGGACAAACCTCCAAAAGTTGTAAGTCCTAtccacaaatattttcatagtgcaaaattttggtctttttccttatttatGTTCATTACCGACAGAGAGCTGCAGGCCAGTGGTTTTGAAGGACCAATTCCTTCTAGCATCTCAGTCTTGAAGAACTTAAGTGAACTGTGAGCGAATTACCTTCTCAGATCACCCCCGAAATGTCTTCAAGAATCGTTGAAAATAATCTTATTGTTTTTTACCACACCTTGTGGTCATGAATTATTGTTAGTATGATCTCTCTGCAGAAGGATCAGCGACTTGAATGGAGGAGCTTCACAGTTTCCACCGCTAAAGGACATGATAAAAATGAACAAGTTGTGAGTAAAAGTGTACATTCAAAACCATCAGTGTATTttgattgtttcttttgtAACAATTTAACTGAAAAAGTTGTTCTAAGAATGCAGGATGTTAAGAAGCTGTAATATCTCGGGGAAAATTCCTAGTTACTTGGTGAAGATGTCAGCTTTGATGATTCTGTAACCTTTAATCCtactttccttttctctttctttatgTTCTAGATTATTCAATTTTGtgccaattttattttgaacacACTGCCGGTACTTAATGATCTCTGTTGTTTCgctttttacaattttaatattggatCTTCATGAGAACTTTGTACAAGAAGTTTCACAGACCTTTTCTCCTCGAAGTTCTTTTCAGGATCTGGAAATCTCATTTATCTCTTCCCTTTCTCTACAAAAATAGACCTTTGTCCAATATTTCTTGTGTCCCAGCATGAGGAGAAGAATTGTGTTGGCCTGCAAATGTAGTCAAATTTGCTTGATCTGGTTTTAAACTCATAATTGTTTAAGTCTCAGACACAAAAGTTGGTTAGTTTGAGTTGGATGGCAGCGTTGACATTACAAAATACTTTCTTGCATGTTGTGTAAGGCCAGGAATCACTTAGACTCTCAATCTGTTAAACAAACTCAAGAGACAAAAGAAATAGTCACTAACAAGATATTGCACAATGAGCACTATAATCTTGTCTAATGATCTGTGCTTCCAGAATCTTTGTGCCCTTGTTTTCTTTCGTTCTGTTTTGCACATATCTCACTATCTTCTGTCTTGTTCGATAAATTCtccttttcatgttcttctgaAGTTGATTATTAGATACACGTATTATTTACTGGCACAGGGATCTGTTTCAACAAGTTGGAAGGAGAGATTCCAAATCTTGAAGCTCTGTCAGGGCTAGAGATCATGTATGTAACTAAACAGTATTCAGTTTATTCTCATGGTTCACAGTGTGCATTGGTCATTCATTCATTTATACAGAAAAGTAAGCATGGATATTGActatgcatttttttgtatGCAATCTGAATCCTGCTTTTGGCAAGCATGGATTAGTGTTCAGCTTGTCACTGAATCCACGCACTACCAATAAACTTTCACTTCGTTATAAGTTGCATACtgcaaaattttgtgaattatcATGACTGCTTCATGTCTACCttgctaaattttttgttttgagcatgtttgtttctgtCATAATGGTTAGGTATCTGACTGGTAACTTTCTCACTGGGCCAATTCCAGATTGGATCAAGAACAGAGATGCCAAATAGTATGCCAATTTTTTGCTTCTTGTAGCTTTCAATATGGCAAATgatccttataatttaatggttTCTTTTGCTCTGTTGGACATATTATCCTTTTGttattcacatatttttctctttattttatctttatcaGACTTAGTATTCTTTTAGTAAAAACAATCTTGACACATTCAGAAGTGAACTGCTctatttttgcaaataaagAAGTAAAATTAACCTAATCTGAATCTGGTTGGGTGCGTAATCAAACTCAAATCAGAAACTTTTgtagtaaaattgaaaataacatGGAAGCATTATTTAGGTTGGGTACTTAAtggattattaattttggtggAATTTAAATTACTGAAATGCTGCATTGGACCaacaattaaaagaaaaacaaattttagttCAGTAGCTTCAAGTACTTGAGATACAATCTAACACAATTATTTCTTCATGCGCAGCCGAATTGATCTTTCTTACAATGACTTTCATGAGAGCTCTGTGCCATCAAGTTGTCGGGAAACTCTGTGAGGCATACTTCCACACTTAGCTGCTTTTTTTATGCTTTATGACTGTATCAACATtgcttttaattaaatccattGCTATTACTGTTATCTATGGGGCAAATGAGTTGGTAGAGAGGAGGGCGTTATGGGACTCCATGGAGACTATTGCTATGCAGAGTGCTGATATTCCGTGGCTtgttggaggggatttcaatacAGTGCGAGACCTTAGTGAAATCTGTGGTGTATCAGGAGATATTCGAATGGCCATGGAAGATTTTAATACTTGCATCCAGAATACAGGATTATTACCATTACCNNNNNNNNNNNNNNNNNNNNNNNNNNNNNNNNNNNNNNNNNNNNNNNNNNNNNNNNNNNNNNNNNNNNNNNNNNNNNNNNNNNNNNNNNNNNNNNNNNNNNNNNNNNNNNNNNNNNNNNNNNNNNNNNNNNNNNNNNNNNNNNNNNNNNNNNNNNNNNNNNNNNNNNNNNNNNNNNNNNNNNNNNNNNNNNNNNNNNNNNNNNNNNNNNNNNNNNNNNNNNNNNNNNNNNNNNNNNNNNNNNNNNNNNNNNNNNNNNNNNNNNNNNNNNNNNNNNNNNNNNNNNNNNNNNNNNNNNNNNNNNNNNNNNNNNNNNNNNNNNNNNNNNNNNNNNNNNNNNNNNNNNNNNNNNNNNNNNNNNNNNNNNNNNNNNNNNNNNNNNNNNNNNNNNNNNNNNNNNNNNNNNNNNNNNNNNNNNNNNNNNNNNNNNNNNNNNNNNNNNNNNNNNNNNNNNNNNNNNNNNNNNNNNNNNNNNNNNNNNNNNNNNNNNNNNNNNNNNNNNNNNNNNNNNNNNNNNNNNNNNNNNNNNNNNNNNNNNNNNACTTCATTTTGCAGAGATTATTTTAAGGGATAATCAGTCATTCCAAAGTCTAGGAAGACGGATGTTTGATGTGTATATCCAGGTCTTGTACGGAACATTGCACTTTTAGGTAGATACATTCGCTGATTttgactaaattaaatttaatgcaGGGTGAACAGAGACTGAAAGATTTTGATATTGAGCAAGGGGCAAAAGGAGTTGACAAAGTtgttaaaagaaatttcaCAGCAATGGTGATAAATAACACTCTAGAGATACGTTTTCAGTATACTGGGAAGGGAACAACAGCTGTCCCAACCCGAGGAACGTACGGTCCTTTGATATCTGCTATTTCTGTGGAATCTGGTATGACTGTATGCTCTACCATGCAACACCTCTATATCCTCAAATGacagaatttataatttactgtGTATTTCACCATTAGTTGTTGATGGCATACACATGCTAATTGAAGTTACATCACAATAGCATGTGGTCCTCAACTTAAAACTCTTGGCTATTATTTGGATTACTATAGTACTTTAGAGAATTTGGTATAGACTatctttcttgttcttctaaCAATCTTTTTCTGCACTGGTCTTTTCTATGTCAATTTTCTAGTGcaaaagaaaactgaaaacaGCTTCTGGTTCATCCTGCTTTTTTGCTGTGTAGATTTCAAGCCTCCATCTCACTGGAAAAGGAAGATTTTCATCTCAACAGGAGCAGGGTTTTTGGCCTTGTTTCTCATTCTTGCAGTTATCTTTTATGCTTGGTGGAATCAATATATAGGAGAAAGGATCTCAAGGGAACAAGGTGATGCTGAAAAAAATGGTCCAACTTTCAGAGCaggaaatataaaattacaaatagagTTTGTCTTTTCTCTTAGATCCATAGATGTGccatataacaattatatatgttaatgaaaattttaactaaagcCCACCCCAGAGATGATGGCCTTGAAGATGTTCAGTTCCTTGTCTTTTAGGTTGCAGCAAATTTAGCACctcaaatcattttttttttttcagttttaagaGGGTTAGATTTGCATGCCGGTTTCTTCACTTATAGACAAATCAAGGC includes these proteins:
- the LOC105179964 gene encoding probable leucine-rich repeat receptor-like serine/threonine-protein kinase At3g14840 is translated as MLTVFEIRKSFTFITLMVSLCLEGTVLAQNGHLLEEEKNALREVAVQLGKKDWDFNLNPCDGNSNWTTPKRNDMPWYNNSVICNCSYPGEVCHVEKIFLKGQDLAGVLPPSLAKLPFLKTIDLTRNYLSGTIPPEWALTKLKYMSVTVNRLSGPLPEYLGNITTLVYMSLENNLFNGMVPAELGKLTKLENLILSANNLTGELPMELNNLKKLTELRLSSNNFIGKIPSLWSWTNLQKLELQASGFEGPIPSSISVLKNLSELRISDLNGGASQFPPLKDMIKMNKLMLRSCNISGKIPSYLVKMSALMILYLTGNFLTGPIPDWIKNRDAKYFAEIILRDNQSFQSLGRRMFDVYIQGEQRLKDFDIEQGAKGVDKVVKRNFTAMVINNTLEIRFQYTGKGTTAVPTRGTYGPLISAISVESDFKPPSHWKRKIFISTGAGFLALFLILAVIFYAWWNQYIGERISREQVLRGLDLHAGFFTYRQIKAATNNFDAANKIGEGGFGSVYRGTLLDGAIIAVKQLAAKSKQGNHEFVNEIGLLSGLQHPNLVKLYGCCIEGSQLLLVYEYMENNNLARALFGPEEYQLEMDWPRRQNICVGVAKGLAFLHEESTLKIIHRDIKTNNVLLDKDLNPKISDFGLAKLVEEENTHIITTIAGTKGYIAPEYVLWGHLTHKADVYSFGVVALEIVAGKSNMKFSPSENFFCLLDWALVLQKKGSLMELVDPRLGSNFNKNEAEKIIRVALLCTSPAPTLRPAMSEVVSMLEGHVNIQEFNMDSRIHDSELKLQALREKYDELYDDLSKTQTHVHRTSSTEEKENSSKSVLGSDPQD